Proteins found in one Neodiprion lecontei isolate iyNeoLeco1 chromosome 6, iyNeoLeco1.1, whole genome shotgun sequence genomic segment:
- the LOC107227265 gene encoding rRNA-processing protein FYV7 gives MQNNRKDLGRNEALKTKKGDNNEQTKKPFDKKTYRLKKYSNKYKVDQWEDRRKKAVLRQYYKDLQKGQKNAAHLKTESKDNDTETSNPQPKGNAFHAAKIEYLKKKDEKKNRREEAQRKKEEKIEALRKYREEKALKYKKLSKKTKKGQPVMKDRLEMLLEKIQQTS, from the exons ATGCAGAACAACAGGAAAGATTTGGGTAGAAATGAAGCATTGAAAACTAAGAAGGGCGATAATAACGAGCAAACTAAGAAACCGTTCGACAAAAAAACCTACAGGTTGAAAAAGTATAGCAACAAGTACAAAG TTGACCAATGGGAGGATCGCAGAAAGAAGGCTGTTCTCAGACAGTACTACAAAGATCTGCAAAAAGGTCAAAAAAATGCAGCACATTTAAAGACAGAGTCAAAAGATAACGACACAGAGACTAG CAATCCGCAACCCAAAGGAAATGCCTTCCATGCGGCTAAGattgaatatttgaagaaaaaggatgaaaaaaagaacagaagGGAAGAAGCTCaacgtaaaaaagaagaaaagatcgAAGCCCTGAGAAAATATAGGGAAGAAAAGGCATTAAAGTACAAAAAGTTgtcgaagaaaacaaaaaaaggtcAACCCGTTATGAAAGATAGGCTTGAGATGTTACTGGAAAAGATTCAACAAACTAGTTGA
- the LOC107227274 gene encoding protein ABHD18 isoform X5: MPASRLDAVYRSLLLTKFFTKGWGKPENLRRIFEFRKIVANREACYNLIPTNYPVTITKDEEWSDCHILEGSFQSPFDQNLPGLMPEETRTAYFQVVLPRKWESQRVKPICLHLAGTGDHFYWRRRNLIARPLLKEAGIGAILLENPFYGLRKPKDQIRSSLHNVSDIFVMGGCLIMESIVLLNWCEQQGFGPLGLTGLSMGGHMASLAATNWPKPIPLVPCLSWSTASPVFTEGVMSASINWHLLESQYFADEVYQNDLAKMVKVVTQDDAFLAGQHFAKHYPESMNRMNKLKKESIDSDRVVTADSKSEQKMSGDKLSRGAHSLTDVQNNKNSTDLSIDNNNDHFKDNTDNSKDKTKDTVVDQARIDMEKADALVFPFNLITSKLKLTDNDVLKACIELRISCTTSSG; the protein is encoded by the exons ATGCCCGCAAGTCGTTTGGATGCGGTGTACAGGAGTCTTTTGctcacaaaatttttcaccaaggGCTGGGGAAAACCGGAAAATTTGAGGAG GATATTTGAGTTCCGTAAAATTGTTGCAAATCGAGAAGCTTGCTACAATCTTATACCCACCAATTATCCCGTAACGATAACGAAG GATGAAGAATGGTCAGACTGTCACATTTTGGAGGGCTCCTTTCAGTCGCCTTTTGACCAAAATCTGCCAGGCCTCATGCCGGAAGAGACGCGAACTGCTTACTTCCAGGTTGTTTTGCCACGCAAGTGGGAATCCCAGCGAGTCAAACCCATTTGCTTGCATTTGGCCGGAACAGGGGATCAC TTCTATTGGCGCCGTCGAAATCTGATTGCTCGCCCTCTGCTCAAGGAAGCTGGGATCGGGGCTATTCTACTTGAAAATCCATTCTACGGTCTCAGAAAGCCCAAGGATCAGAT ACGTTCGAGCTTGCATAATGTCTCAGACATTTTTGTAATGGGTGGTTGTTTAATAATGGAATCTATAGTTCTGTTAAACTGGTGCGAACAGCAAGGCTTTGGACCATTAGGGCTTACCGGACTATCAATGGGTGGTCAC ATGGCCTCTCTAGCAGCAACAAATTGGCCAAAGCCAATTCCTCTGGTTCCCTGCCTTTCATGGTCTACCGCATCACCTGTTTTCACTGAAGGAGTCATGAGCGCATCCATTAATTGGCACCTCCTTGAGTCCCAGTACTTTGCAGACGAAGTCTACCAGAACGATTTAGCAAAAATGGTCAAGGTCGTCACACAGGAC GACGCCTTCTTGGCGGGACAACACTTCGCGAAACATTATCCAGAGAGTATGAACAGGATGAACAAATTGAAGAAGGAGTCAATTGACTCCGATCGAGTCGTAACTGCCGATTCGAAATCAGAACAAAAGATGTCAGGTGATAAGCTGTCACGAGGAGCACACAGTCTCACCGACGTtcaaaacaacaaaaacagTACTGACCTCAGTAtcgacaataataatgatcatTTTAAAGATAATACAGACAATAGTAAAGATAAGACTAAAGATACTGTTGTCGACCAGGCAAGAATCGATATGGAGAAAGCGGATGCATTAGTGTTTCCCTTTAACCTTATTACTAGCAAATTGAAACTCACTGACAATGATGTTTTGAAAG CTTGTATTGAATTGCGAATTTCCTGTACAACTTCCTCGGGCTGA
- the LOC107227274 gene encoding protein ABHD18 isoform X3, with amino-acid sequence MPASRLDAVYRSLLLTKFFTKGWGKPENLRRIFEFRKIVANREACYNLIPTNYPVTITKDEEWSDCHILEGSFQSPFDQNLPGLMPEETRTAYFQVVLPRKWESQRVKPICLHLAGTGDHFYWRRRNLIARPLLKEAGIGAILLENPFYGLRKPKDQIRSSLHNVSDIFVMGGCLIMESIVLLNWCEQQGFGPLGLTGLSMGGHMASLAATNWPKPIPLVPCLSWSTASPVFTEGVMSASINWHLLESQYFADEVYQNDLAKMVKVVTQDDAFLAGQHFAKHYPESMNRMNKLKKESIDSDRVVTADSKSEQKMSGDKLSRGAHSLTDVQNNKNRVCALPVTKHPLLSDSKWREREALQFMRGVMDECTHLKNFEVPVDTELIISVCARDDAYVPREGCMGLEQIWPGAEIRFIDAGHVSAYLLHQKLFRSTIVEAFTRYMKKYPVKNS; translated from the exons ATGCCCGCAAGTCGTTTGGATGCGGTGTACAGGAGTCTTTTGctcacaaaatttttcaccaaggGCTGGGGAAAACCGGAAAATTTGAGGAG GATATTTGAGTTCCGTAAAATTGTTGCAAATCGAGAAGCTTGCTACAATCTTATACCCACCAATTATCCCGTAACGATAACGAAG GATGAAGAATGGTCAGACTGTCACATTTTGGAGGGCTCCTTTCAGTCGCCTTTTGACCAAAATCTGCCAGGCCTCATGCCGGAAGAGACGCGAACTGCTTACTTCCAGGTTGTTTTGCCACGCAAGTGGGAATCCCAGCGAGTCAAACCCATTTGCTTGCATTTGGCCGGAACAGGGGATCAC TTCTATTGGCGCCGTCGAAATCTGATTGCTCGCCCTCTGCTCAAGGAAGCTGGGATCGGGGCTATTCTACTTGAAAATCCATTCTACGGTCTCAGAAAGCCCAAGGATCAGAT ACGTTCGAGCTTGCATAATGTCTCAGACATTTTTGTAATGGGTGGTTGTTTAATAATGGAATCTATAGTTCTGTTAAACTGGTGCGAACAGCAAGGCTTTGGACCATTAGGGCTTACCGGACTATCAATGGGTGGTCAC ATGGCCTCTCTAGCAGCAACAAATTGGCCAAAGCCAATTCCTCTGGTTCCCTGCCTTTCATGGTCTACCGCATCACCTGTTTTCACTGAAGGAGTCATGAGCGCATCCATTAATTGGCACCTCCTTGAGTCCCAGTACTTTGCAGACGAAGTCTACCAGAACGATTTAGCAAAAATGGTCAAGGTCGTCACACAGGAC GACGCCTTCTTGGCGGGACAACACTTCGCGAAACATTATCCAGAGAGTATGAACAGGATGAACAAATTGAAGAAGGAGTCAATTGACTCCGATCGAGTCGTAACTGCCGATTCGAAATCAGAACAAAAGATGTCAGGTGATAAGCTGTCACGAGGAGCACACAGTCTCACCGACGTtcaaaacaacaaaaaca GAGTGTGCGCGTTACCCGTCACAAAACATCCCCTACTTTCAGACAGCAAGTGGAGGGAACGAGAAGCCTTGCAGTTCATGCGTGGCGTGATGGACGAATGTACTCATCTCAAGAATTTCGAGGTTCCAGTTGATACGGAACTTATAATCTCGGTATGTGCTCGAGATGATGCATATGTGCCTCGAGAAGGCTGTATGGGCCTTGAACAAATCTGGCCAGGAGCCGAAATACGGTTCATTGATGCTGGTCACGTTTCAGCATATCTTCTTCACCAGAAACTATTCAG gtCAACAATCGTCGAGGCGTTCACAAgatacatgaaaaaatatccagTAAAAAATAGCTGA
- the LOC107227274 gene encoding protein ABHD18 isoform X1, which translates to MPASRLDAVYRSLLLTKFFTKGWGKPENLRRIFEFRKIVANREACYNLIPTNYPVTITKDEEWSDCHILEGSFQSPFDQNLPGLMPEETRTAYFQVVLPRKWESQRVKPICLHLAGTGDHFYWRRRNLIARPLLKEAGIGAILLENPFYGLRKPKDQIRSSLHNVSDIFVMGGCLIMESIVLLNWCEQQGFGPLGLTGLSMGGHMASLAATNWPKPIPLVPCLSWSTASPVFTEGVMSASINWHLLESQYFADEVYQNDLAKMVKVVTQDDAFLAGQHFAKHYPESMNRMNKLKKESIDSDRVVTADSKSEQKMSGDKLSRGAHSLTDVQNNKNSTDLSIDNNNDHFKDNTDNSKDKTKDTVVDQARIDMEKADALVFPFNLITSKLKLTDNDVLKGVCALPVTKHPLLSDSKWREREALQFMRGVMDECTHLKNFEVPVDTELIISVCARDDAYVPREGCMGLEQIWPGAEIRFIDAGHVSAYLLHQKLFRSTIVEAFTRYMKKYPVKNS; encoded by the exons ATGCCCGCAAGTCGTTTGGATGCGGTGTACAGGAGTCTTTTGctcacaaaatttttcaccaaggGCTGGGGAAAACCGGAAAATTTGAGGAG GATATTTGAGTTCCGTAAAATTGTTGCAAATCGAGAAGCTTGCTACAATCTTATACCCACCAATTATCCCGTAACGATAACGAAG GATGAAGAATGGTCAGACTGTCACATTTTGGAGGGCTCCTTTCAGTCGCCTTTTGACCAAAATCTGCCAGGCCTCATGCCGGAAGAGACGCGAACTGCTTACTTCCAGGTTGTTTTGCCACGCAAGTGGGAATCCCAGCGAGTCAAACCCATTTGCTTGCATTTGGCCGGAACAGGGGATCAC TTCTATTGGCGCCGTCGAAATCTGATTGCTCGCCCTCTGCTCAAGGAAGCTGGGATCGGGGCTATTCTACTTGAAAATCCATTCTACGGTCTCAGAAAGCCCAAGGATCAGAT ACGTTCGAGCTTGCATAATGTCTCAGACATTTTTGTAATGGGTGGTTGTTTAATAATGGAATCTATAGTTCTGTTAAACTGGTGCGAACAGCAAGGCTTTGGACCATTAGGGCTTACCGGACTATCAATGGGTGGTCAC ATGGCCTCTCTAGCAGCAACAAATTGGCCAAAGCCAATTCCTCTGGTTCCCTGCCTTTCATGGTCTACCGCATCACCTGTTTTCACTGAAGGAGTCATGAGCGCATCCATTAATTGGCACCTCCTTGAGTCCCAGTACTTTGCAGACGAAGTCTACCAGAACGATTTAGCAAAAATGGTCAAGGTCGTCACACAGGAC GACGCCTTCTTGGCGGGACAACACTTCGCGAAACATTATCCAGAGAGTATGAACAGGATGAACAAATTGAAGAAGGAGTCAATTGACTCCGATCGAGTCGTAACTGCCGATTCGAAATCAGAACAAAAGATGTCAGGTGATAAGCTGTCACGAGGAGCACACAGTCTCACCGACGTtcaaaacaacaaaaacagTACTGACCTCAGTAtcgacaataataatgatcatTTTAAAGATAATACAGACAATAGTAAAGATAAGACTAAAGATACTGTTGTCGACCAGGCAAGAATCGATATGGAGAAAGCGGATGCATTAGTGTTTCCCTTTAACCTTATTACTAGCAAATTGAAACTCACTGACAATGATGTTTTGAAAG GAGTGTGCGCGTTACCCGTCACAAAACATCCCCTACTTTCAGACAGCAAGTGGAGGGAACGAGAAGCCTTGCAGTTCATGCGTGGCGTGATGGACGAATGTACTCATCTCAAGAATTTCGAGGTTCCAGTTGATACGGAACTTATAATCTCGGTATGTGCTCGAGATGATGCATATGTGCCTCGAGAAGGCTGTATGGGCCTTGAACAAATCTGGCCAGGAGCCGAAATACGGTTCATTGATGCTGGTCACGTTTCAGCATATCTTCTTCACCAGAAACTATTCAG gtCAACAATCGTCGAGGCGTTCACAAgatacatgaaaaaatatccagTAAAAAATAGCTGA
- the LOC107227274 gene encoding protein ABHD18 isoform X2, giving the protein MPASRLDAVYRSLLLTKFFTKGWGKPENLRRIFEFRKIVANREACYNLIPTNYPVTITKDEEWSDCHILEGSFQSPFDQNLPGLMPEETRTAYFQVVLPRKWESQRVKPICLHLAGTGDHFYWRRRNLIARPLLKEAGIGAILLENPFYGLRKPKDQIRSSLHNVSDIFVMGGCLIMESIVLLNWCEQQGFGPLGLTGLSMGGHMASLAATNWPKPIPLVPCLSWSTASPVFTEGVMSASINWHLLESQYFADEVYQNDLAKMVKVVTQDDAFLAGQHFAKHYPESMNRMNKLKKESIDSDRVVTADSKSEQKMSGDKLSRGAHSLTDVQNNKNSTDLSIDNNNDHFKDNTDNSKDKTKDTVVDQARIDMEKADALVFPFNLITSKLKLTDNDVLKDSKWREREALQFMRGVMDECTHLKNFEVPVDTELIISVCARDDAYVPREGCMGLEQIWPGAEIRFIDAGHVSAYLLHQKLFRSTIVEAFTRYMKKYPVKNS; this is encoded by the exons ATGCCCGCAAGTCGTTTGGATGCGGTGTACAGGAGTCTTTTGctcacaaaatttttcaccaaggGCTGGGGAAAACCGGAAAATTTGAGGAG GATATTTGAGTTCCGTAAAATTGTTGCAAATCGAGAAGCTTGCTACAATCTTATACCCACCAATTATCCCGTAACGATAACGAAG GATGAAGAATGGTCAGACTGTCACATTTTGGAGGGCTCCTTTCAGTCGCCTTTTGACCAAAATCTGCCAGGCCTCATGCCGGAAGAGACGCGAACTGCTTACTTCCAGGTTGTTTTGCCACGCAAGTGGGAATCCCAGCGAGTCAAACCCATTTGCTTGCATTTGGCCGGAACAGGGGATCAC TTCTATTGGCGCCGTCGAAATCTGATTGCTCGCCCTCTGCTCAAGGAAGCTGGGATCGGGGCTATTCTACTTGAAAATCCATTCTACGGTCTCAGAAAGCCCAAGGATCAGAT ACGTTCGAGCTTGCATAATGTCTCAGACATTTTTGTAATGGGTGGTTGTTTAATAATGGAATCTATAGTTCTGTTAAACTGGTGCGAACAGCAAGGCTTTGGACCATTAGGGCTTACCGGACTATCAATGGGTGGTCAC ATGGCCTCTCTAGCAGCAACAAATTGGCCAAAGCCAATTCCTCTGGTTCCCTGCCTTTCATGGTCTACCGCATCACCTGTTTTCACTGAAGGAGTCATGAGCGCATCCATTAATTGGCACCTCCTTGAGTCCCAGTACTTTGCAGACGAAGTCTACCAGAACGATTTAGCAAAAATGGTCAAGGTCGTCACACAGGAC GACGCCTTCTTGGCGGGACAACACTTCGCGAAACATTATCCAGAGAGTATGAACAGGATGAACAAATTGAAGAAGGAGTCAATTGACTCCGATCGAGTCGTAACTGCCGATTCGAAATCAGAACAAAAGATGTCAGGTGATAAGCTGTCACGAGGAGCACACAGTCTCACCGACGTtcaaaacaacaaaaacagTACTGACCTCAGTAtcgacaataataatgatcatTTTAAAGATAATACAGACAATAGTAAAGATAAGACTAAAGATACTGTTGTCGACCAGGCAAGAATCGATATGGAGAAAGCGGATGCATTAGTGTTTCCCTTTAACCTTATTACTAGCAAATTGAAACTCACTGACAATGATGTTTTGAAAG ACAGCAAGTGGAGGGAACGAGAAGCCTTGCAGTTCATGCGTGGCGTGATGGACGAATGTACTCATCTCAAGAATTTCGAGGTTCCAGTTGATACGGAACTTATAATCTCGGTATGTGCTCGAGATGATGCATATGTGCCTCGAGAAGGCTGTATGGGCCTTGAACAAATCTGGCCAGGAGCCGAAATACGGTTCATTGATGCTGGTCACGTTTCAGCATATCTTCTTCACCAGAAACTATTCAG gtCAACAATCGTCGAGGCGTTCACAAgatacatgaaaaaatatccagTAAAAAATAGCTGA
- the LOC107227274 gene encoding protein ABHD18 isoform X4: MPASRLDAVYRSLLLTKFFTKGWGKPENLRRIFEFRKIVANREACYNLIPTNYPVTITKDEEWSDCHILEGSFQSPFDQNLPGLMPEETRTAYFQVVLPRKWESQRVKPICLHLAGTGDHFYWRRRNLIARPLLKEAGIGAILLENPFYGLRKPKDQIRSSLHNVSDIFVMGGCLIMESIVLLNWCEQQGFGPLGLTGLSMGGHMASLAATNWPKPIPLVPCLSWSTASPVFTEGVMSASINWHLLESQYFADEVYQNDLAKMVKVVTQDDAFLAGQHFAKHYPESMNRMNKLKKESIDSDRVVTADSKSEQKMSGDKLSRGAHSLTDVQNNKNNSKWREREALQFMRGVMDECTHLKNFEVPVDTELIISVCARDDAYVPREGCMGLEQIWPGAEIRFIDAGHVSAYLLHQKLFRSTIVEAFTRYMKKYPVKNS, from the exons ATGCCCGCAAGTCGTTTGGATGCGGTGTACAGGAGTCTTTTGctcacaaaatttttcaccaaggGCTGGGGAAAACCGGAAAATTTGAGGAG GATATTTGAGTTCCGTAAAATTGTTGCAAATCGAGAAGCTTGCTACAATCTTATACCCACCAATTATCCCGTAACGATAACGAAG GATGAAGAATGGTCAGACTGTCACATTTTGGAGGGCTCCTTTCAGTCGCCTTTTGACCAAAATCTGCCAGGCCTCATGCCGGAAGAGACGCGAACTGCTTACTTCCAGGTTGTTTTGCCACGCAAGTGGGAATCCCAGCGAGTCAAACCCATTTGCTTGCATTTGGCCGGAACAGGGGATCAC TTCTATTGGCGCCGTCGAAATCTGATTGCTCGCCCTCTGCTCAAGGAAGCTGGGATCGGGGCTATTCTACTTGAAAATCCATTCTACGGTCTCAGAAAGCCCAAGGATCAGAT ACGTTCGAGCTTGCATAATGTCTCAGACATTTTTGTAATGGGTGGTTGTTTAATAATGGAATCTATAGTTCTGTTAAACTGGTGCGAACAGCAAGGCTTTGGACCATTAGGGCTTACCGGACTATCAATGGGTGGTCAC ATGGCCTCTCTAGCAGCAACAAATTGGCCAAAGCCAATTCCTCTGGTTCCCTGCCTTTCATGGTCTACCGCATCACCTGTTTTCACTGAAGGAGTCATGAGCGCATCCATTAATTGGCACCTCCTTGAGTCCCAGTACTTTGCAGACGAAGTCTACCAGAACGATTTAGCAAAAATGGTCAAGGTCGTCACACAGGAC GACGCCTTCTTGGCGGGACAACACTTCGCGAAACATTATCCAGAGAGTATGAACAGGATGAACAAATTGAAGAAGGAGTCAATTGACTCCGATCGAGTCGTAACTGCCGATTCGAAATCAGAACAAAAGATGTCAGGTGATAAGCTGTCACGAGGAGCACACAGTCTCACCGACGTtcaaaacaacaaaaaca ACAGCAAGTGGAGGGAACGAGAAGCCTTGCAGTTCATGCGTGGCGTGATGGACGAATGTACTCATCTCAAGAATTTCGAGGTTCCAGTTGATACGGAACTTATAATCTCGGTATGTGCTCGAGATGATGCATATGTGCCTCGAGAAGGCTGTATGGGCCTTGAACAAATCTGGCCAGGAGCCGAAATACGGTTCATTGATGCTGGTCACGTTTCAGCATATCTTCTTCACCAGAAACTATTCAG gtCAACAATCGTCGAGGCGTTCACAAgatacatgaaaaaatatccagTAAAAAATAGCTGA